The Musa acuminata AAA Group cultivar baxijiao chromosome BXJ2-2, Cavendish_Baxijiao_AAA, whole genome shotgun sequence genome contains the following window.
ATCTTTATGATAAAAGATATAAGAACAGAGGTGCCAAGAAAGACGGGATATAGATACCATTCTTGGAGCGCCATCGATCTCGGCGACCTCCATGCCGGTGACGATCATGCCCGGGACGACCTCCCTGGTGAGTCGGACGATGGCGTCCTCCGCTGCGTTCATATCCAGGGCCTTCATCCCGGGCACCGAGTCGATCATCCCGATGCCCTTCAGCCGCTTAACGCCGGTGGCGCCAAAGGGCCCGTCGTGGCCGCAGGAGCTCACCACCACCTTGGCCTCCATCACGTTGGGGTCCATGCAGGACTGGGTGTCATGGTTCATGGACACCAGCGCCCAGTTGGTCACCACGCCGGCGACGCGCCCTTCCTTGACGATGAGGTCCTCGGCGGCGACGGCGTTGAAGAGCTTGACGTTGGGGCGGGCGATGAGGCGGCTCAAGATGGTGGAGGTGAAGAGTGCAGCGTGGCGGACCACGACGTAGCTGTCGGCCTCGTCGTACGGGACGCCGAGCTCGTCGAGGAAGAGGTGGGCGGGCTTGCGGACGACCATGGCGGAGAAGAGCTGGCCGCCGAGCCACGCGCCGCCTCCTGGGGAGACGGACTGCTCCACGATGGCCACGCGTACGGACGGGTCCTTGGAGATCTCGTATGCGCAGGACAGCCCCGCAGAGCCGGCGCCGATGACCACCACGTCCGTATCCGCATAGCTGATCATGTCGGTCATGTAGCGGCGGGTCATCTCCCGGGAGACGATGGACTCCTGGATGGGCTTGAAGGAGAAGGAGCCGAGGTCATACTTGGGGGCGGCCAAGGCGGAGGTGACGGACAGGGCGGCCTTGCCGCTGCCCGAGTGGGGTGGGAGGGGGGTAGCCGCCAGGCGGAGGCCACTGAATGAGGAGCGGAGGTGGTGGTTGCCGGCGAAGAGGGACTTGGGGTtggagaggaggaaggaagtcGCCATGGATGCGGCCATCGGAGGGAGCTGGGGAAGGGTTTGAGTTGGGGGTCTTGGAGAGGTTTAAGGAGGATAAGAACGCGGTGGGAAGACGAGAGTTGGGCGAGTGAGGGCTATAAATGGGGGTAGTTGTGCGTGAAAATATCTAGCTGGAGGCTATTTTGCACAATAGTCCCTTTAACCCTCATGTTTTGCATCTAGAGACCTTATTCTTGTAACATTAGACAGCATTAGGCACACATCAAAAGAGAACATAGAGACATTATATGTTAATCTTGGTCGAACGTGACACCCAAATACTATCGAACATGAAATGCTGATCATTGGGCTGAGCTCTTATCGACTTGAAGCCACCATTGGCTCCTTTGGCACAGGCGGTCACTGCAGAGGAAAAAGAGACGATTCGATGCAGACGGAAGCATTGCTCCTCTCTTTTGGGTGTGACGTCTTGCTTTGGCAAGAAGACTACCACTCTCAGCTCAACCATCTTTGATCTCTTCCTCAGATTTTGGCCCACAGCATATGGTGTTGTGATCCTCCCgatcttttctttctctctctctctttttttttttaaatatggaaGAAGCATTCTATCTGATGGCAGTCCGGAAGAGCAAAATAATGAAGTGGACCGACCCCCATTCTGCAACTGATGACCTGGAGGTGATGGCTGCTGGGAGTTGATATCAGAATGGTTCCTAGCATTGCAGCTACAAATTCTAAGAAAAATCTCTCATCCTCAACAGTTCTTAAACAAGAAAATGTTAGAATCTGGCATACACAAAGACTAATTTTTTTACTTATCATTTTACGAATTAGCATTGCCTGCTAACAGAAGCAGATTCATGAATCATATCATGATGGGAATTCCATCCTAGTCATTAGGATTGTCCGGTACAGGTATAATCTTCTTGCCTCTTGTAAAGCATGTCTAAACACTGCAGAATGAGATCACAAGGTGAGGCTTTCACACATTTTTTGTGactagtttttttcttttttttttaattttctggcAATCACAAGAAAATAAAAGCAAATTTTGGCTGTAAGAATTGAGTTGATGACTGGAATTCCATGCATACCACCACATCATTTCATTTTGGAAGACAAGATGCTTGCAAAGTTGATATATCTTCATACAAGATATCCTGAGACACTAAGAAGATACAGGTCTAATAGATGATGCAAGATTGATGGTGTATCAGAAACAGATAAGGGTCACAAAAAATGCTCAGAAAAAGAGCATATACCACAATCATTACCTTATCAAATGATCCTAGAGGCTTTGAGATATGTAACTAGTGTTCCAACTGATGTCTTGCTGATGACAAAGCCAACTCATGCCAGAATCAGTCACATTTAAACATAGCTGGTGGACTTTCCACAACCTCTTACACATATGTCACTTGCTTTTAATGCAAttcagataaaaaagaaaagaaaaagaagaaaaggagtCATCCAAAGATCATGTAGACCATTCCACCCCAAGGCAAGATGAAGGTTCCAAGACCATTAACATAATTCCAACAAAATCATTCGGACACCAACGAGAAATCATTAAAGTAAGTTCACAACACAAACATCCAAACATCACatgttcgtaacataagtaggttCGAAGAGATATGTGATCCGCGAATGGGTTCCCCTACAGTCACGGGACAGACCAGAAACAAGCAACAAGAAGCTAGTTGGATGATGGACATATATCTTCAATGGAAGTCTGTGAAAGCCTCACGAACAACTTCTCAAAAACCATGAATTTTGATACGTTCCTTCTTCACGATTCCAGCCTGCACCATGAGAAGCAAGAGAGAGATATCTTCATTCACCATCAGATGAGAGAAAATAACACAGTTTATTCTTGTACATTCCCTGATTTACAACTATATAAGCAAGAATAATCTAGAATAAGATGGGAGAAAAATAAGCACCTGAACCAAGAAATTGGAGACATTCTTCCGCTGATCACCTTGAAGTTGAATGACCTACAAAAAATTATTTGGCTCCACTGATCAATACCGATTCTAGCAACAATAAATGCATGCATCTAGCTAAAAGAAAGACCATAATGCAATACCTGCCCCAACTCTGGGTCCTGAACCACAGTACCATTACAGCAGAATTCCCTTTTCAGATCTTTCAAGATCTTGTTATAGCTGAACTCTTTTTTTAATCCCTGCACTGTAGTTAGACTCTTCCTGCCGTTCCGCTGCTGTATGCGGATGTGCACATACTCCTTTGCACCAGCACCAGAGTCATCAGCATTCGCATCAGCAAATGGATCTAAAGCAAAAGAGACGGAATTACCAAAATAATGAATTCCAGGTAGACGTAAGCTTCTCTAACGTTAAGCTGTTGAAACACTCCAAGCAAACACACAACCAGGTATAACTGTACAAAATTGCATGGAATGGGATTTTGCGAACATACCAAAAGTAGTTGGGATCTGAACGTCAAGATCAGACATGAACACTGGAACTACCGAAGGGAAAGACTGAACAAAGGTTCACTGGCTTCTAGAGCTGCATCAAATTTAAACCACACAATATGGACACTGTTAGCATTCAGCTGAGATCGAGACAATAATTCAATATGACAATTGCTCAGCTATGTAGCAAGGCACATTGGTAAGACATGAAAAAAACTCATAAAAGATCAGGTTTATTTCTTCAAGAAAGAAAATCATTATTTCCTGAAAGAGGATAATAATAAGTGAAAACCTAAGTACATCGATATCAAGGCCACATTAAATAACATGCACTTAGATGTCCAACATGCTTTACAAATAATCAGAGGCAAAAGTACTTGATCAAGAACAGGATGAAAAAATCGGATGGAAACTAATTGATAGCAACAACAAATTACCACAGTTATATTTCAGAAGATCTCTTGATGTGTCATTTAgctcatatttttttattgggGCAATCAAATGACGAGCGTCATCAAAGAAGATATAGTATATACAAAATTTAACCATACTTCCCAAGGAAAATCAACAATAGCACCTTGGCAGGGATGACAAAATCACATAAACAGTTGCATGGAAAAATGAACCGAGATCAGTTGCACAAAACATTAAGCAATAAACAAAGTTAACCCATCTGGGAAGGGGATGATATACATGAAAATGTGTTTACCACATGACTATGAGCTAACTATGTCATGAAGTGGTTTGTCATTTGTCAGAAAAGCTTAAAGGTTGGACAAGAATCATTCAGCCATACCTCAAAAAGTTGGAATCAATGGTTTGTGCGACAGTTCTAAATTGCTAAAGGAGAGAATATAAATGATTACCATGTCCATTTCTTTAATAAAAATCATTTAGTTCCTTGAGAATTGATGAATTTTTCACTTGATCTTGGTTGAAATCTGAAGACAAGACTATTTTTCACCTTTTTAGGGAGACAAACCATCTTTTTTAGGGAAAAACACAAAAGTACGAAAGGTACCACCATAACCCCTGATCTTAATACCATCAAGTCAGATTCGACTTATCATATTGGAGATTTGATCATGAAGGAACAACAGCCTGACTGCTCGATTGATCGACATACATCCTTCATCAACCGAGATAATTAGGGCACAGCTTAAATGCACCAATAATCACTcgataaaaacaaaaacaaaaggatCAAAGTGATGGGATGTAGAGCAGATCGACCGCATCAAAAAGTATattcttttttctaattttctGATCGACAGCACATCGACAAACTGTTTCAGGTGCAACAT
Protein-coding sequences here:
- the LOC135605866 gene encoding thiamine thiazole synthase, chloroplastic-like, whose product is MAASMATSFLLSNPKSLFAGNHHLRSSFSGLRLAATPLPPHSGSGKAALSVTSALAAPKYDLGSFSFKPIQESIVSREMTRRYMTDMISYADTDVVVIGAGSAGLSCAYEISKDPSVRVAIVEQSVSPGGGAWLGGQLFSAMVVRKPAHLFLDELGVPYDEADSYVVVRHAALFTSTILSRLIARPNVKLFNAVAAEDLIVKEGRVAGVVTNWALVSMNHDTQSCMDPNVMEAKVVVSSCGHDGPFGATGVKRLKGIGMIDSVPGMKALDMNAAEDAIVRLTREVVPGMIVTGMEVAEIDGAPRMGPTFGAMMISGQKAAHLTLKALGRPNALDGTTRAEPLHPELVLASADGGGETVDA
- the LOC135605867 gene encoding protein translation factor SUI1 homolog; translated protein: MSDLDVQIPTTFDPFADANADDSGAGAKEYVHIRIQQRNGRKSLTTVQGLKKEFSYNKILKDLKREFCCNGTVVQDPELGQVIQLQGDQRKNVSNFLVQAGIVKKERIKIHGF